A window from Zonotrichia albicollis isolate bZonAlb1 chromosome 8, bZonAlb1.hap1, whole genome shotgun sequence encodes these proteins:
- the LOC141729744 gene encoding hydrocephalus-inducing protein homolog — protein sequence MYFHVAFLLLQVKLMNQGAIDAPFTCLPSATNLGLFFKFAPEEGIIAAGGSQAVQISFSATVLGSFEEQFQFSVAGSPVPAILTITHDSRTFAMPLTEPLPALSSACRGSVTAPSLHFDLAELDFGDISFGFPYTQHCRLTNSSAVPLTFQLRMSDDGTQPAVDSVDQIRRDTDPAWSKGIHFHVEPREFTITPSQGTILPQGHQDIEVTLCTNTVMEFYRRLLVDLEGIGKGVAALIITAR from the exons ATGTATTTCCATGTTGCTttcttgctgctgcaggtgaaactGATGAACCAAGGAGCTATTGATGCTCCCTTCACCTGTCTCCCTTCAGCCACCAACCTGGGCTTGTTCTTCAAGTTTGCCCCCGAGGAGGGCATCATTGCAGCAGGTGGGAGCCAGGCTGTGCAGATCTCCTTCAGTGCCACCGTGCTGGGGAGCTTTGAGGAGCAGTTCCAGTTCAGTGTGGCTGGATCTCCTGTGCCTGCCATCCTGACCATCAC CCACGACAGCCGGACCTTTGCAATGCCTTTAACCGAGCCATTGCCTGCTCTGTCCTCGGCCTGCAGGGGCAGCGTCACTGCACCGAGTTTACACTTCGACCTCGCTGAGCTCGACTTCGGAGACATCTCCTTTG GCTTTCCCTACACGCAGCACTGCCGCCTCACCAACAGCTCCGCGGTGCCCCTGACATTCCAGCTCCGCATGTCGGACGATGGCACGCAGCCGGCTGTGGACAGCGTGGATCAGATCCGCAGGGACACCGACCCGGCCTGGAGCAAGGGAATCCATTTCCATGTGGAGCCCCGGGAGTTCACCATCACTCCCAGCCAAGGCACCATCctcccccagggacaccaggacatcgAG GTGACCCTGTGCACCAACACAGTGATGGAGTTCTACCGGAGATTGCTGGTGGACCTGGAGGGTATTGGCAAGGGAGTGGCAGCCCTGATCATCACAGCCAGGTAG